DNA sequence from the Pseudophryne corroboree isolate aPseCor3 chromosome 6, aPseCor3.hap2, whole genome shotgun sequence genome:
TGGGGTACACAGACCGATTGCTACCGCCCCAACAGGACCTCCAGCCAGCAAGGACATGAAGTGATCATCTGACGAGAGTAGCATGGCCCCCAGCCTTTTGCAAAACTGATGCGTACACTGTGAGGGTCGTAAGGTCCATCTGCGAATTCAGGGGGTGGGGGGAGATGCTGAAGGACGCACGATTTTTTATAGTCAAACACTTTGAGGGAATATCCAGGCATCACCTTTCGCACAACAAGGGATCGACAGGTGGGTGCATCAAGCGTTGGAGAGTTAACAAAAATGGGATGGTCACTGCGGTTATAGGCCCACACCCCATCCgcctctttgcttagcagaataccAAGTCCGATCTTCCCCCGTGTCCTGGCTGCAGCCTCACTCCGATTCTCCAGGCTCAGCTGGCCCAGGCAGAAGCCACTCCCTTGAGGTAGGTCATAGAAGATGCTGACTGAAGGCTGGCACACGGCGTAGAGACGGCCCACACGTGTCCGGTGCTCCCAATACGCTACACTGCACCAATGCCCTTGCTTGCTTGCATCAAGAGAGAGGCTGGTGTCTAATGAGGCAAAGAGACAAGAATCAGTACTCAGTATTTTGTCACCAGTGacagcattttacacaacttcaagAGACAAAAAAAGAGAAACAGTTTATATCATTTCAAGTGCAAAtgtaacagacacacacacagacatttaATGGGTAGCaaaatatacactaacacacagactgttggggatattcaattacccgcggtACATTACTGCTGGTAATATCACTCATGGCTATCCTATTAGCATCAGGATTGTGATACATGCCTCAGCACCAGTCCAGTGGCTCCCCTGACAGCGGCCCCTTCATCTCATGACCCCCGCCCACCTGGCTGGGGCAACCAGGGCGGCTGTGGGTCACAATGCTGAGCGCCAGCTTCCAGGCACCCACCCTGCAGTCCACGGCGGCTGCTGCGGGCATGGGGCACTGACTGGAGATGT
Encoded proteins:
- the SMAD6 gene encoding mothers against decapentaplegic homolog 6 isoform X2; translated protein: MFKSRRTGLVRRLWRSRAGGDGGVSCCGLSEPPAGSTELRSAASGVLKRLKEQALCALLEAVESRGAAPGGCVLVARTGSPPHLLFCRLFRWPELQHPGQLKALSGCQGAGGPDSNNVCCNPYHYSRLCGPESPPPPYSRLSPKFEQNPLDTSLSLDASKQGHWCSVAYWEHRTRVGRLYAVCQPSVSIFYDLPQGSGFCLGQLSLENRSEAAARTRGKIGLGILLSKEADGVWAYNRSDHPIFVNSPTLDAPTCRSLVVRKVMPGYSLKVFDYKKSCVLQHLPPPPEFADGPYDPHSVRISFAKGWGPCYSRQMITSCPCWLEVLLGR
- the SMAD6 gene encoding mothers against decapentaplegic homolog 6 isoform X1 translates to MFKSRRTGLVRRLWRSRAGGDGGVSCCGLSEPPAGSTELRSAASGVLKRLKEQALCALLEAVESRGAAPGGCVLVARTGSPPHLLFCRLFRWPELQHPGQLKALSGCQGAGGPDSNNVCCNPYHYSRLCGPESPPPPYSRLSPKFEQNPLDLSDSYTEMDASSSLCITAGDVSDTSLSLDASKQGHWCSVAYWEHRTRVGRLYAVCQPSVSIFYDLPQGSGFCLGQLSLENRSEAAARTRGKIGLGILLSKEADGVWAYNRSDHPIFVNSPTLDAPTCRSLVVRKVMPGYSLKVFDYKKSCVLQHLPPPPEFADGPYDPHSVRISFAKGWGPCYSRQMITSCPCWLEVLLGR